The DNA region GATATTTCGCACTGTATTCTACAAAGACAGCATTAAAAGATGTCTTCATCCTGAGGGAATGCGGTTATGGAAATATAGGTTTAACAAACACAGCACCGTGTGATTTCTTTGACAACTACTTTCCGATATTTCTGTGACTTTCTTTTAAATCTGTCACCAAATACGACCGTGTGtatacgtatgtgtgtgtacatgtgtgtgtgtgtgtgtggaatgtCATGGACTATTGATTTGTTTTCACTAAAAGGAAAATTTTGACAAACCGAAACTTGTCTTCATCATACAATGCGTTTCAGCAGACGAGTGTTGGAGCAATTATGATGAATAGGTGAGTTTGCTGGCTATACCCGTCAGCCACTCTCAGATATCATAATCAGATGACCTGCTTCTCTTTGGAAACTCGGcattgttcattattttcttcaaatatattGCGTCGATGTTCTCTGTTGGCTAGAGAATTTGTGGCATTCACTCTATAGATTTGCAAGAATGGGGAATGACGCCCATTCTGCTTTGATCCATTGTTTGTGCACTTCATTTACCCTGTCGAATAGGTAATAAATGCCAAGGGCAGTGTAGCCATGAGTCTTAattcagaactttttttttctctcttttccacTCTTGCAAAGAATAACATAAAATTACTAGTTCCTGAAGTGGTTAAGCCGCTACCTTGATTTAGTGTGGAATGCGAATATTAGAACCTCTGGAAGATCTTCGTTGTTGAAAGTTTTTGACTCCCAGCAGAAGTAAAGTTAAGCattacagtcagaccgcaatgccctgaaaagccttcgcatttatcgtacgcgtatgcatggacctcgcggacatgaatacgtaatgagctgggagaccacattttagagtgtctgtaaatctaaacgacattagcAATCTACATGAtttatacatcgataaaaagctgaagagttgtactttgatgaaatttgaacactttaaaggttatgacatataaaatatacttaACAAGGGATTTATAAAACATAACATttgcatattttcacttttatggGTGGTACACTAGACCAATGAAATAAACatggaccaaaatggaagaggtatcTGAAAGGGAATATTatcattccatgaaaatataataatttcatgtggactgattctatgaacgggtcaggttggaggacaaatcattgcgttgtacagttaatttttgacgagaatTCAGTTTGTCGCGAATACGCGTacctgattggttaattccctctgagtagAGAGTGGTGGAGAGTTGAATGAACTTCGCGGAATAACAGGAAACGTGTACTGtacataacaataatacactgtgtgttgatgacagtgtaggactctatggtgtgtgtgtgtgtgtgcgcgcgcacaatgtatgtatacgcgctcggGCTCAGGCAACTGCAACTAAGATCTCCccgtaaacaacaagaacaacactccactctgatcgacagcgcagctcaactttggcttggatTTTGTTTACACGTAGATAGAGTAATGTGCATTAATGAATAGCAtataaatcaataataaaagatctagtACTTACTTTGCACACATGATCAGTTCTTCGGGGCTTTCTATTTtgtattagaataattattaaatattaatccactgtatacatcgctgagtaatttatctaatgataccctTGGAGCTCATGATCATTCATTCATGAATCTTAAATTGCCACGCTATGgtttttactcgacgagactttcaatttttatacgTTTCTAGGCGATGGACCTATTCAGTTCTTAGTGTGCCTTTATAGCAAGTATCTCGAGAACGTTGACTGTCATTAATGtggtgattcaacctatgaacgggaccagggttggcaataaatagaaagccttgttatAATTTGTCTCAGGTTCGTtttgaaaatatcgatataatgcagagataAAAATTATGGTATCATAAGTTCATTCTttataatgtaagcattaaaaggtgtgatttatttcaaagattcacaaaccatgtcaatcAGTCACGGATAGctcttcatgtcgtcaataagtgaatctcgtcGACCATGCACATCGTCTCTGAATattctcgcaaaatctcgggtgctgaaaaggacatgcgcaaaaacctgcgcgtacgataaatttttgatttgagctcatgaACAGCCGCGTTGCGGTCTGATTGATTAGCACTAACGAATTTACTCCTTTCTACTCAAGCGTATATATAAAGAAGCTGACGTTATGGCCTACAAAAATTTGATAAGTATAGAACTTTTCTGCAATGAAGGATTTCTCCCGCGTGACTGCTTGTTACTAATGTACATGCACATCAATTTTCGTTCTTGAAGACTGTCGAAAACTAATAATCAGCAGGTATGATGACACTCACACAGAATTCCAGTGCCACATTTTCGGCTGATATCAACGTGAATCTCATGAATTTAACCGGTGAGCAAACAGCCTCCTCAACCACCACCAACATTCATAGACTTATTTGGCCCTCTTTGTTCACTGGCTCGATAATTGCAGCTAACGTTTTAACCCTTGCAGCATTTTCTGTCGAAAAACGACTTCGAACTTacaacaactacttcatcattAACCTGTCCATTCTCGATCTTCTTGTTGGCTTGCGTCTGATAGGCAGCGTTGTTCATACCTACATTGGTTACTATCCTCTCAACCAGTCGTTTTGTAAGATACTGAGCGGAATCGGGCAAGCGGTAACCAATGCCTCCAATTTCGTGGTCGTAATCATTTGTGTAGACCGACATCATGCAACCTACGATCCTATCAACCACTTCACGACTCGCAGCAAACGTAAGGCTATCTTTCTCAATTCTCTCGCCTGGTTGGTCGCATTCGGTTTCTGGTTGATATATGTGACGGCATGGGAGTTCATTGTCGATTTCGACAACGGACGTCACTGCATTCGTCGATACACCCACCTACCTGGGGCATCAGTCGTCTTTGCGATTGTCATGTTCTACATGCCCTTTGTTGTAATTGCCGTGCTCTATCTTCGTATTCTCAGAAAAATAAGACAAACGCGAAACAGAAAGAACATCGAAAGGAAATTTGTTTTTGACACAGGTGGGAGCAAGACACAGGCTGAAACAATGGCAAATGCCCTGAAAGATACCGCATCGTCGACACTGAGTTCCGATGACACACGTATTTCGACTCAGTTTGCCGAAGACAAGTCTAATCAGAGAGGTTCCCTTAAGAAGGTGAGAAGCGTGAATAACGGACAATTAACCAAAATGCAAGATGTAACATTATTCCTCTGTCAACGAAATCTAGATGAAGTATGTATAGACCTTGTCGTCTGTTTTCCGCCTGACATCTTCACAGAAAACGTGTGCCTTGGTATGAGAAAAACCTCATAaagaatgtgcgtcttcatatTATTTTGTAGATATCAATGCATAGTGAAAGCGAAGTGCTTGTGCAGACAGTTCCTCTTCTCACTGAGGAAATTGCTGTACCATTAAACTGTCATATTTACATTGAACGGAGAGTACTTATGTATTGCAATTATCGGCGTTTCGCTCCTGGTAATGTTGAAGTGTTTAGCAGTGCAGATTTGCTTAGTACCGTCATATAGTCTAAATTGTATTTTTATGGCCAGAGAAAACAAGTCATTTGTTGTCCCAACACTGTGTTGTTAACGTATCTGTGTTTATCTCTCCACCTGCGTTTAAAGGTGAAACACGAGGCAGCAGCCGAGATGAGAAAAGCAACACGTACTCTACTCTTCATTGTCCTGTCTTTCATTGTTTCGTGGTTACCTAACGGTATCATCCAACTCCTCTTCGCCGTCGAACCGGTTCTCATCAACCCCGGCCTACCCACGTCGGCATATTTGTTCTTCAGCTGGATGGCGTTCGGCAACAGCCTTCTGAACCCCATCTCCTACGCGATCACCCAACCACTTCTAAGGGCAACACTCAGAAACATGCTGTGCTGCTGCTTTAAGAGAGACCCCTCTCTGACTGTAATAGTCTGATGTGAATAGCATGcttcaacaaaaacaaccacTAGTTCAAATTTGCCCCTGTTCTTTGCACTATTTAACATTAATTGATATCTTTACCATTTTTGTTTCTAACTCACGCGACCATAAGGCTCAGGTGAGTTATTGCGATTAGTAATCATTCGGGGTCCGTTGTTTGTCGTTCGTCGTGGGTCATTGTAATCTTTTGACATTTcaggtcttttctttttttttttgcaccaaaCGTTTCATTTAACATCATtcgggggataggatctcaatttgttgaAAAGaccagatttttatttttgtttttataaatcATCTTCTCTAGAAATGGAAGTAATAGAGTTCAGCCTGCGCTATGATCTTATAGTTCAATGGTACTTGCACTTTAAAGTTTGATCACAGCGGATCCAgaagccgggggggggggggggaattgcaTGGTAATTATGTaaaaccaaaaatgttagagCTAAAATGCTAACAGTAAGCACAATTTACATTTTTAAGTGCAGTTTCAAGCTCATTCACGTCAGACCAGTTTGTAGTTTCTTCATTTTAGGTCAAAAATCGGGGCTAATTATCATATTTAAAAACATTCCTTTGTTGTATACAAGATCGAATACTTTGAGTATAGATACATCAAATACAGGGGTGTCACATTTGGGGCGAGTATGATCAATTTAGGGGTACATTTTCATACGCCCAAATTCCTCTTAAAAATGTATGGCCACATTTTCACCAGACCTGGCGGGTGATAGAATAaatattttggtgaaattttggtgtTCAGAAAGATATCAAGAACCTCGGGGACTACAATGACGTCTATCACTggtttttcatgaaatagttGAGATTTCCACACCTTCTTTTAGAAAGTGAAGTTAGCACATTGAAATACACTAACGTTTCATTTATCTGTCTTAAGCCAGACAGGTATTTTTTTACGCATACCTCTGTCAAAGTGGTGGATTGTCAGCATCAcgaaaatacatacaatttttTCCATGTCTGTACTCACTGACGTATAGAACAGAATCGATGTTTGTAGAATTTCGTTCACCACATTTGACCTGGCTGTCACAGTGCACTGTTGTTTGATTTCAGTTGAAAATCAAGGTTAAATTTCTGTCAATTTATATGTTATTAACAAGTATAttgtatttgcatattttttccAATATCAAATTCATTACATTCATTCTTTTTAGACTGCAACCCCCAACCATGTATCTTTGATTGAATACAGTGGGATTCAGACAGCATTTAACGAAAGAAAGAGTGTAGGACAAAATTGGTTACTTCACTGATATGGAAGTAAATTGCAACCAAATGTAGCTAACCATTTCGATATAAAATCACTTGTGGCTGTTGTTTGATTTCAGTTGAAAATCAAGGTAAAATTTTTGTTAATAAAGGCTATTTACAACTACATAATATTTTTCCGATGTTATATTTatcaaattctttctttttagactGCAACCCAAGACAATATGTCTTTGATTGAATAAAGCGAGATTCAGACATCATTTGACGAATGAAAGTAAGAAAGTAAAGACAGTAAATGATTACTTTATAGGAATTAATTGCAACCAAGGTAGCTAACTATTTCGATATAAGATGACTTGCACCTTGTAGAAGACGAAGATGTAATATTACCACATTACCACACATGGCAGATATCGGGTGACGTGGGAACAATGAGCTACATGATGAAAAATGGTTGCACGTTTAAACATCAGAACATTCCTTCGTCGAAAAACAACCCATGAGGTGCACATTTATTGCAACAGTGGTAATTGTTCGAAAACAACTGGAAAAAGGCTTTATAACTATCCGGATGAGTGTCTGTAAATACCATAGGCTTACGTACTTTGTCATGCACTTTGTTATTACACTGTCGTTTTGCAAGACGAGGAAGATAAAAATTCCTCGTGGTTAAGTAGATAGTGGTTGTTTAACAGGCACAGCGAACCGCGAACATTTCTTCAATGTGTTATGGAAATCCCTGTGGAGATAGGTAATAAACTTTATGATAAACATCAGCATTGGAAACATcacgttttatatatatatatatatatatatatatatatatatatatatatatgtatgtatattatacatacatatgtagatacatatatatatatatatgtatattatacatacatatgtagatacatatatatatatatatatatatatatatatatatatataaatacatttatatatgtatatatcatacatgcatatatatatatatatatatatatatatatataattatttgcgtgtgtatgtgcgcgcgcgtctTCGTGTATctaaagataaaaaacaaataacaacacTGAGCTACAGATGGAAAACTCTTCGGAAAGCAATACCAAAACTTGTGAAGATGATAAATATTATATGCGCCATTTCAGTTCTATCGCTATTGAAACGTTGCAACTCATACCCATCAACTTTGTCAACCGTTACCGCCCACTCTTTTAACTTCTTGATAATATCTTTAAACCTTTCGCCATTTCTTGATAATTCCCTGCGATCCAGTGGAATATAAGTATGTAAGTTATTCCAGTGGTAACAAATGGGTTCGTCATGCTCTTCAAACTCTCGTTCGAGGACAAGTGAATGCATATAGTTAATGTTCTTTACACGGAACTTGCCACTGGAATTAACTCTCATTTGATTACTCCGTTCAAGAACGGCGAGAGCGAATCTTCGTATGAAGTGATATAACAAGGACAAATTTGACCACTGAAAGTTATGTGTATATCGGAGATGACCTGTGGTGTCACAGACACTTTCCCAACCAAGGCACCTAGCTTTTGACTaacatacagtatgtcccccaaaagaTTACAGTCGGATTTTCGCACTGATAACACCCAATTTGATTAAACTGtccaaatgctacttcagggtcttaaactAGAACATTAtacttagctctattttgcagaaaagcccattcagtttggttaagcGGTTACAGAGAAATATGGATCGTAAAGCAGTTTActgcatgtcatgagtctgattcttccaagtttagcacttggatgctcttggaactgcatatcaatgtgtaaacaaaatagacagaacttggagggaagagattcctgacatgctctacaaaattcctcatttcaccctaaccactgaagcaaatcgaatggggttctCTGTAAGATGTGGACagtgagttatagtttcataccgtgaaattgtatttggattgattcactattttaaaagttatcattgcggagggtcctgttgtatttttttttttttttgagggggaggggaCATAATTATGGTACAGGTCAATTTAATTGTTAAATCTTAGGTGATGAACAATGGCTCCTATTAGGAATAAATGGCACATTCTCtcagcggaaaaaaaaaataaatgagagAAACTATATAATATATGAGTTATAGAGGGCTTGTTTAGATTGTCTCGACATAATCATGATTGGTGTTTCTGTCGAATTGCTTATTTAAATGCGGGACCAGTCTTCAGAGAAACAATCCTTCTTACAGACTTTTATTGGCATTGACATTATCAATTGTAAATCATTAATCTAAACTAAATCACTTTTTTAATacatcctttaaaaaaagatgagagCGTAAATCAGCAGCCACACCAACCGTTCGCATATAAAGAGCAGACATTTAACATAGAAATTGCAGAATATTATGTCTTCATGACttaatgtttgattttaaaggGCGTCAAAACATCTTCCGCAGCCAGGTGCCATCAATGCTTGGCTCAAGATACAGATTGCTTCATGCTGAGTTGGATCATTATGTAAAAAACATCTTTTGTATAACGTGCAACtccgaggttttttttttcccttgcgTTATGATGCCTTTTTTATCACACGGTAATCTTtcgaaagaaaaatatgattttaaagaTTTGAAAGAAGTGTCAGCTCTGCTGCTTtcctcttttgttgttgttttttcctgcCATCTAAAAACGGATTGAAGACACCTGTGATTGTTACCGTTCTCCCGATGCATCATAATTCATGAATTTAGGCACACGTTGGCATTTCCTGAGAAGCATTTTACATTCAGTGGAGATGCGATTGAGGACTTTGCTCTAAAGGAATATATAagatgtgtgcgtgcgtgtgtgtgtgtgtgggttttttttttttttgcattttttgtgtttgtttgtctattcaTTCTAAATGGGCTGAATCTCAGGGGCGAAAAGAGCACTTAATTCTATGGATAAAACTTTTCCCCTCACAAAACTTTGTGTTTTCCTCAACTCAATTTACTTttatctttcttctctttttttttttttgccatcgtATGGAGCATTTGATTTGTATAATATCCCTAAACGCTCCAataacacactttttttttagaggagGGAGGTAGCGTATTATTTACATATACGTTTTGCAGCCACATATTCTTTACGATTAGATATGTATTGTTTCATTATGCATGAACTAGTATATGTTCTGTATGTTACATGTTCTATaattgtttttgtcgatattaTGCTGTTTTGCTgtttatgaatacatgtacatgtgtgttatTGTCCATGGGGCCTCGACGGACAATAGTGTTCAACTCAGGGATGGAGCCACACTTTGTGAAAACAAGactaataaataaacaaacaaacaaataaatgaataaatgaataaataaatacactaAATAACACCAATTATTACTCATTACAAGAAAGTCCTCACAAACCACGAAATAAAGCACAACTTTGAATAGGCCTTCTTATGTTCAAAAATTCTTGAAGAGTATCTTGGTgatttacttgatttttgtctTCTCTCTAAAATTTTCTAGAAGATACCATATTCCtataaaacacaaacatacacacgagCAATGCATATGCATGCCTATGCATATATGAATGCTTGAGAGTACTAGTATCTGATGTATATACACAATATCATTTGCATATGATATACATGTTGTTacggaggttaacttggcctagcgaaccatcataaccaccaaaatacccagactctcaaacaaggtgtttggtcgatctcggtcatcttgtcgaactctttatttacatattcctccgcggaacaatcaagtgcccagaaatgacaatacaatgtacctgtatcCATAACACT from Diadema setosum chromosome 1, eeDiaSeto1, whole genome shotgun sequence includes:
- the LOC140241427 gene encoding muscarinic acetylcholine receptor M2-like, with the translated sequence MTLTQNSSATFSADINVNLMNLTGEQTASSTTTNIHRLIWPSLFTGSIIAANVLTLAAFSVEKRLRTYNNYFIINLSILDLLVGLRLIGSVVHTYIGYYPLNQSFCKILSGIGQAVTNASNFVVVIICVDRHHATYDPINHFTTRSKRKAIFLNSLAWLVAFGFWLIYVTAWEFIVDFDNGRHCIRRYTHLPGASVVFAIVMFYMPFVVIAVLYLRILRKIRQTRNRKNIERKFVFDTGGSKTQAETMANALKDTASSTLSSDDTRISTQFAEDKSNQRGSLKKVKHEAAAEMRKATRTLLFIVLSFIVSWLPNGIIQLLFAVEPVLINPGLPTSAYLFFSWMAFGNSLLNPISYAITQPLLRATLRNMLCCCFKRDPSLTVIV